The Mannheimia pernigra sequence ATGACCGCTTGCTTACCAATTAAAATCACCTTAAAACTTACACCGAAACTATCAAAAATTTGCAAGATTTCTCCCCTTTTTTCAGGTATCATTACGCCATTCATAACAATAATTTTGGAGCAAATTGTGTCTTCCCTTTGGTCTGATTGCCTTAATCACTTACAAACGAAAGTATCGCCAACCGACTACAGCACTTGGCTACGTCCTCTACAGGCCAGTTCTGACAATGGAGAACTCACGCTTTATGCTCAAAATCAATTTGTTGAAAATTGGGTTAAAGACAAATTTTTATCCGAAATTACCGATCTTGCTCGCTTTTTAGCTAAAAATGATCATTTAGTTGTTACGCTAAAAGTGGGTATTAAGCCCACCGAGCAACCAAAGCCCCAACTTGGTACTCAAAACGCACCATCAGAATTTGCCAATACGGGCTTTAAAACAGGCTTAAATCCGCATCAAACTTTTGATAATTTTGTACAAGGCCGCTCCAACCAACTAGCGAAATTGGTGGCTCAACAAGTGGTAGATAATTTAGGTGAAAGCCATTGCAATCCACTCTCTTTCTATGCGGGCACAGGCTTAGGCAAAACCCACTTATTACACGCGATTGGTAATGAGTTAATCAAACGCAATCCAACCATTCGTGTGCTATATATCCATCTTGAGCGTTTTTATCGAGATATTATTAAAGCAATTAATAGCTCCAATAGTGATGCGGAAAAAATTAAGAAGTTCTATCGTTCACTAAATGTATTAATGATTGATGATATTCAATTCCTAGCAAATAAGCCAAAAGTTCAAGAAGAGTTTTTACATCTATTAAATGCACTATTTGAACAGAAAAAACAGATTATTCTGACTTCTGATATATTACCTAAAAATATTGATAAAATTGACACGGCGATTAAATCTCGTTTAAGTGGCGGTATTAGTGCCACGATTGAGCCACCTGAATTAGAAACCCGAGTAGCCATTCTTCGCCAAAAAGCCTTAGAACGAGGTGCAGATTTGCAAGAAGAGGCCGCTTATTTGATGGGGCAAAAACTCCGTACGAATGTGCGTGAATTAGAAGGTGCATTAAACCGTGTCATTGCGTGGCAAAAACTCACACTCCGCCCAATTACTGTTGATGCCGTACGTGAAACCTTACAAGATCTATTCGCCTCATTCGATTACTTAATTACGCTTGAAAATATTCAGCGAATTGTAGCGGAATATTATGGCATTAAAGTGGCAGATATTAAATCGAAAAGCCGTGCGAGAAGCGTTGCCCGCCCTCGCCAAATGGCGATGGCATTAGCAAAAGAGCTTACTAATCATAGCTTGCCTGAAATTGGCAGAGAATTTGGCGGACGAGATCACACAACTGTGCTACACGCCTGCAAAACGATTAATGAATTACGTGATACTGAAAGTGGCATCCAAGAAGATTATATTAATTTAACTCGTAAATTATCATCTTAAGCCGTTAAGAATAAAGGAATGATTATGCAAATTACGATTACTAGAGACCAGTTACTTAAACCTTTACAACAAGTATGCAGCGTATTGAGCAGCCGCCCAACTTTGCCAGTCATTAACAATATTTTGTTAAGAATTGAAGGCGATCGTTTATCCTTAACAGGAACAGATTTAGAAGTTGAATTGACCACCCAAGCTCAGCTACTACAAGCGGTCGATTTTGCTGGAAAATTTACCATTCCAGCAAAAAAATTCTTAGATATCAGCAAAAGTTTGCCTGATGACAGCGTGATTTCAGTTGAATTTGAAGAAGATAAAGCCCTCATCAAAGCAGGTCGTAGTAAATTTAGCCTAGCTACTTTGCCTGCCAGCGACTATCCAAATTTAATGGATTGGAGCCCTGAAGTCGATTTTTCTATTGAGCAATCTACTCTTGCACGACTTATTGATGCAACCCAATTTTCAATGGCAAACCAAGACGCCCGATATTTCTTAAACGGTATGAAGTTTGAAACCGAAGGTAACTTGTTACGCACAATAGCAACAGACGGACATCGTTTAGCTGTTTGTACTATGGTGTTAAACCAGGAGCTTTTAACCCATTCCGTTATTGTGCCACGAAAAGCCGTTCTTGAACTTTCACGTTTGGTGTCTGCAAGCAATGACGAAGTACGTTTAGAGATTGGTTCAAGCAATATTCGTATTACGATGAATGGTATCGTATTTACCTCCAAACTCATTGACGGTAGATTTCCAGACTACCGCCGAGTACTTCCTCGCAACGCAGATCGTATTTTAGAAGCTGACACTGAAACCTTAAAACGTGCTTTAATGCGTGCTGCGATTCTTTCAAACGAAAAATTTAGAGGCGTACGCTTAACGCTAAGCAACAACTTACTTAAAATTACCGCTAATAATCCAGAGCAAGAAGAAGCTGAAGAGATGATTGATGTCGCCTACGACAGCCCAGAAATGGAAGTCGGCTTTAATGTAAGCTATGTGTTAGACGTGCTAAACACTTTAAAATGCCAACGAGTACGCTTCAGCCTAGTTGATTCTAGCTCAAGCTGCTTAATTGAAGATTGTGATAACCCCTCTGCAGAATATGTAATTATGCCGATGCGTCTATAATCCTAGATGCTCTAAATAATAAGCCCCTATTTGATCTGCCCCCAAAAGTTAACACTGATTAAGGTGCAGATTTTTTATGCCTAAATACAACTAATCTTTCAAACAGCAAATCAATGTTATCTCCAAAACAGTAAATCGGATCATTAACACTATAACAATCAGCTGCTAGCGAAAACAAAAAGGACTAAGCCCGTGCAATACAGAACTTAGTCCTTAAATTAAAATAGCCTAAATTTTAGATTTAGATCAAAGCGTATAGCTTTTCGATACTACGCGTATTGATTAGTGAGCCAAAGGGCGAGCTAAACGATAGTTCGCAGCAGCTTTTTTCGCACCAAGCACACAAGCTACAAAGGTTAATAGTGTGCTAATTAACCAAAATAGACCCGAATATAGTGCAGCTTTACGAGCAGCTTCTTCAGCAGTAGCTAAAGCTTGTTCTGCTTTAGCTTTAGCATCAGCAACAGCTTGCTCAATTTTAGCTTTATATTCTTGATAAGCAGAAACTGCTTCATTGCGAATTTGCTGAGCTTCAGCTTCGCTTAAACCTTCATTTTTTAACTGAACGATGATTTTATCACCTGTTAACGCATTCTCAATTTCAGCAGCACGTTTTTTAGCATAATCATCTAGATTTTTCCAAGTCTCAATGCTGGTAAAGTCCATATTTTTGATTTCATTTTTAGTGGTATTAACCATTTTTTCTACCACATTAGCAGACGCACTGATTTGCTCTTTAGAGAATGTATCGTTGTTTTTAGCAACCCATTGTTCAATATCTTCACGACTGATGTTGCCAGTAACTTGTTGATAAAGCTCTTGTGCTTTATTGGCAATGATATTAATCACATTACCTGATTCTCCAGCAGATGCCTCTTCTAGTTCTTCAGAAATAATAGAACCGATAGAACTTGAACTGATAACACTCGTAGTTACACTAGCTGTCGAATTGATCGCAGAACCTGCAGTACGAGCAACGTTACCTAGCCCGTTCATAGTTGAAAAAGTAGTGATAACGATGATAGTAGCGGCAGTCAAGATACCCGTTAAGACAGCATCTTTTGGTAAGATGTCAGTGCCATCACCAAATAAAGCTTCAGGTGCTGATGCCTTAACAGCAAAATAGCCTGCAACAAAAGCACTGATTAAAGCTGTGATAACAGCATAAACGCCTGCAGCAATGCCAGCACCGCTTAAATCCAATGACAAGAATGAACCGACAACTAACGCTAAAGCAAACATAACCATGCTAACAACTAAGCCCATAACAAGCCCAGCCAAAATGCCGCGCCACGAAGGTCGTCTAGCTGACGTATATGAATGTTGCATATTTTCTCCTAATAACCAATAAATAAAATAATATGAAATAGGGATTACTTATTTATCCAAAAAGCAACCTTATTAATTTACTTAGGCTAACTAAATGAGCTAGCCATTTGATAAACGTTATCTTAATTCAATACATTTACCAAATAAAAAGCGATTGATTGAATTTAAATTTTAAAATTGATTGAAATAAATTTTCAATTAAAAATACTTCAAGCAAAATAAACCATCAAAATAAATTACTATCAATAGAAAAAAGAGAATACTCTCCTTTTCACTTTACGCTTCTATTATAATCAAATTTATTTTTTGATAGTAGTTTTTTTAATAAGTTTTTACTACTTTTGTAACAATTATTACAATATTCTAGGTTTCTAATCATCCACTATGGCAAGAAATTTGTTTTTCTATGAAAAAATTAACCCTCAACATCAAAAATATAAAAGCCTGATTGACTTTCTATTTTCAATCAGGCTTTATTTTTATAAATTATTCAAACGCACATCAATTAAAGTTTGCTCTTGAGGAGCCGCATTTAATCTAGCTTGTTCGTAAGCCATTTTAGCGGCAGGCTTATCACCTTTTGCAACAAGAATATCGCCAATTAGGATTTGCTTACGTAACTCCCACGCTTTATCTTGAATCTGAGTAAGACCTGCAAGTGCTTCATCGTAAGATTTTAATTGGTAATCCACTTGTGCTAAACGAAAACGAGCCAACGTTTTCAATGTAGAATCAGATTGAGTTAAAGCGGATTGTAACGCTACTTTAGCTGCAAAAAAATCGCCTTTTTCGACCGCTTGTTTTGCTCGCTCAAATTGTGCAAAAGTCGCATAGCTTGAATCTTGATTATCCGCAATAAACTTTTCTACAAGCGGTTGATTTTTATTTGGATTTTGCAAATAGCTCTCCATCACACGCTGATATGATGCGGAAGTCTTTTGTGCCGTTTCAAGCTGATGGTTTTTCCAAAAATTCCACCCCAAACTGGCTGCACAAACTAAAATAATTGCGACTAAAATAGGGGTACCATTTTCCTTAAACCAATTTTTGGCATCTTCAAACTGCTGTTCTTCGGTTTTATTTAAATATTCGTTACTCATTTTTTCTCCTAAAATCGTTTATTAAGTTCAGCAATTAGTTCTGATTGTGCAATCGTGATCTGCTCAGAACCTGAACGTAGGTCTTTGATAACCACTTTTTTTTCTGCCACTTCACTTTCGCCAATTACTAATGCAATCTTTGCTTCCATTTTATCTGCACGTTTAAATTGTTTTTGGAATTTTCCACCTGAACAGTGGCTCATTACACGCAGTTGCGGTATTTCAGTACGAATTTGTTCTGCAATTTCGAAGGCATTTACGGTTGAGCCTTCGCCCGAGAAAACAAGATAAACATCAACTGCTTTGGGTAAATCAATCTCTTTGTTCACTTCTTGCACAAGCAATACTAAACGCTCTAACCCCATTGCAAAACCAACACCTTGTGTTGCGTGTCCGCCAAGCTGCTCAACTAAACCATCATAACGCCCACCACCGCAAACAGTACCTTGTGAACCTAAAGCGGAAGTAACCCATTCAAATACAGTTTTGTTGTAATAATCTAACCCACGTACTAATTTGGGGTTGACTTCGTAACAAATGCCCATTGCATCAAGTAAACCACATAATTGAGCAAAATGCTCACGGCTCTCATCATCTAAATAATCAAGCAATTTTGGTGCCTCATTTAGCACTGCTTGTAATGTTTCATTTTTTGTATCGAGAATACGCAGTGGGTTTTTTACTAAACGCTCTTTCTCTTCCTCACTCATTAAAGCGGTGTGATTTTCCAAAAATTTTACCAATGCCGACCGATAATTTGCTCGAGCCTCTAATGAACCAATGGAATTAAGTTGAAGCGAAACGTGTTGCTCAATGCCCAAAGCTTTCCAAAGGCGAGCAGTTAAAAGAATTAATTCTGCATCAATTTCGGGATTAGGAATACCGAAAACCTCAACACCCGCTTGATGAAATTGGCGATAACGTCCTTTTTGTGGGCGTTCATGGCGGAACATTGGTCCTATATACCACAAGCGTTGTTCGTTATTATAAATCCAGCCACGCTCAATTGCTGCACGCACACAACCTGCTGTGCCTTCGGGGCGAAGGGTTAATTGCTCATCATTATCCCAGAATGTGTACATTTCTTTAGATACCACATCGGTGACTTCGCCAATCGCACGAGCAAATAACGGCGTACTTTCAACAATTGGCATACGCACTTCTGAATAGCCGTAACAGGCTAATACGTGACGTACTTTTTCTTCAACCCATTGCCATAATGGAGACTCAGTAGGTGAACAATCGTTCATTCCACGAATTGCTTGTATTGTTTTTGCCACAGTTTTATTCCTATTTATTTACAATATCTATACGGTTGTTCTGTTGTGCCACTCTAGCACGGATTTTAGCTTCTAGTTGGTCAATTAATTTTGCATTATCAAAACGCTCTTTTTGACGCACGCCATCTAAATAAAAACCACTCATTTTATTACTGCCCGTTACGCCTAAATCAGAGATCAGTGCTTCACCTGGACCATTGACCACACAACCGATAATAGAAACATCCATCGGGGTGATAATATCTTCTAAACGCTGCTCTAGCTCGTTTACTGTTGCAATCACATCAATTTCTTGGCGTGAGCAAGTTGGGCAAGCAATAAAGTTAATGCCACGTGAGCGGATACGCAGAGATTTTAAAATATCAAAACCCACTTTAATTTCTTCTACTGGATCGGCAGCCAGAGAAATACGTAAAGTATCACCAATACCTTCCGCTAATAACAAGCCTAGCCCAACCGCAGATTTTACAGATCCCGCTCTTGCCCCACCTGCTTCCGTGATCCCTAAATGTAGCGGCTGATCTATTTGTTTTGCAAGCAGTCGATAAGATTCAACCGCTAAGAACACATCTGAAGCTTTCACACTTACTTTAAATTGATCAAAATTGAGACGATCAAGATGATCCACGTGACGTAATGCTGACTCCAACAACGCTTGTGGCGTAGGTTCGCCATACTTCTCTTGCAAATCACGCTCAAGTGATCCTGCATTAACGCCAATGCGGATTGGAATATTTTTATCTCTTGCACAATCAACTACCGCACGAATACGCTCTTCATTACCAATATTACCCGGATTAATACGCAGGCAATCTACGCCGTATTCCGCCACTTTTAACGCAATACGATAATCAAAATGAATATCCGCAACCAACGGCACATTCACTTGCTGTTTAATCACTTTAAATGCTTCCGCAGAATCCATTGTTGGTACAGAAACACGCACAATGTCTGCCCCAACACGTTCTAACGCTTTAATTTGAGCTACTGTTGCCTCCACATCTGTGGTGCGTGTATTGGTCATTGATTGTACAGAAATCGGGGCATCTCCCCCTACTGGCACATTACCGACATAGATTTTTTTCGATACCCGACGTTTAATTGGTGATTGATGTATCATATTCTTTCTAGTAGTTAAAAGTTGTAGAACAGAAAACACTCGTAGAAAATAACGACGAAACGGTTATATTTACGTGCGTTTTATTCTTAAGAAGATTATTGCAACGGCAAACGGATACGAGCAACACGTCCATCAATTTTTAACGGTACTTCCTCTCCTTTGTAGTAAATTTTTACGTTTGCTGGCGCGCCGATGGTTAAGCGGTATTGCTCATTTTCATTAAAGGTTAATACTTCGCCATTACTGTAAAGCTTCTCCGCTAAACGTTTATTTTTAGCATTTCTTACCGTAACCCAACTTTGTGAGCCAGTAATTTCAATGCGTAATTCATCATTGCCTACCACTACTGGTGGCTCTGCTACGTCAACATCTATTATCGTTTCTGCTTTTTGCAAAACATTCGCAGGTTCAGTCGTTATTTCTGTTTCAGTTTTTGGTTGCTCCGCAGTTTGTTCTTGTGCAGGTAACAATTCTTCAGACTGAACTGGTTGTTCAATAACTAACGCATTAGATTCCTCTGGTAAATCGTTCGTAATTTGAGCAATAGGTGCTGAATTAACTAGCTGCTCACGATTTTCCTGATCTTTTTGATAACCTTGCCACCACCATAAAAGTGTCATACCTAACGCAGCTAAAAGCACTAATATGGTTAAATATTTTAATGCTTTACCCTGCGAATTAGACGATGATCGTACAGGAGCAACTTTTGTAACCTCTTTCGGAATAGTTACCTCACCATAATTGACAGAAGAAACCAATGATTCGGGCAACCGTAAAAATTTCACATAATTACGTACATAACCACGCACAAAGGTTGGAGCAACATTTTTTAAAATAAAAATATCATTTTCAATAGAATCAATATGTGATTTTTTTAGATTTGTTTTTTGAGCTACTTCTACAATTGAAAGATTTAATGCCTCACGAGCTGCTCTTAATTTCTGCCCTAAAGTGAGAGCTGAATTAGGCTGCTCCTGAATAGGATTCACTGATTCGGTCATATAACACTCTTGAAATAAAATAGTGGAAATAAAATTCAAAAATTACTCGAAAGTTTAAAGAGGTAATGCCCATTTTGCAATCGTAACGAGCAAAAATCTTAAAAATTTAGCAAACAAGCGGCCATATTTAAAAAATTTTTTGCAAATTTCATTAAAAATATGACCGCTTGTATCTCGGAAAATTTAAGAAGCTAAAGAGGCTTTTGCTGCCGCAATTGCTTCTGCAATACGCTGTGGATTTACTCCACCTTTAGCACAACGTTTTTCTAAGCAGGATTCTAATGACAGAATAGGATAAACATCATCGCTAATTGTGTGGTGGAATTGTTGGAATTCTCTAATGCTTAATGCCTCAAGTGGCTCTTTTTTGCTGATGGCATAAACCACGGCTTCCCCCACAATATGATGTGCTTCACGAAATGGCACCCCCTTCACCACAAGGTAATCGGCTAATTCAGTTGCATTTGCATAGCCTTGCTGTGCGGCTTCACGAGTACGTTCCGTATTCACTTGAATATCAACCAACACTAATTCTGCAATTTCCAAACAAGCTTGCCAAGTTTCAAGGGCATCAAAAATACCTTCTTTGTCTTCTTGCATATCTTTGTTATAAGCAAGCGGTAAACCTTTTAAAGTGGTTAAAAGCCCTGTTAATGCCCCAAATACACGCCCTGATTTACCACGAATTAGCTCGCAAGCATCTGGGTTTTTCTTCTGTGGCATAAGTGATGAGCCTGAAGTGACGCGATCAGACATTTCAAGAAAGCCCGATTCGCCGCTATTGAAAATAATCAAATCTTCGGCAAAACGTGATAAATGCACCATACTGATGGCAGCAGTTGAAAGTAATTCCAAAATATGATCGCGGTCTGACACGCTATCTAAACTGTTACGCGTCGCTTCTTCAAAGCCCAAATCACGGGCAAGGAGATCACGATCAATACCATAAGCAGTTCCCGCTAATGCACCCGAACCAAGTGGGCAAGTGCTCATACGTTTATTCGCATCATTTAAACGGCTGAAATCACGCTCAAGCATTTCATAATATGCCATACACCAATGGGCAAAAGTAACAGGCTGTGCACGTTGCAAGTGCGTGTAGCCAGGCATTACCGAATTTTGATTCTCTTCCGCCACGGAAACTAAACGTTCTTGCAACGCACGAATACGCTCTTGCAACGCCGTTGCTTGTACTTTGCACCACATTTTAATGTCTAACGCAACTTGGTCATTACGGCTACGCCCAGTGTGCAATTTTTTACCTAAATCACCTACTTTCTCAATTAACTTAGATTCAACCCAGCTGTGGATATCTTCTGCATCATCTTTTAAGATGATGGTTAAATTAGCCTCCACCTCCGCACGCACTTCTTTCAATGCTGCAATCAGCTGTTCTAACTCTGCTTCCGTTAAAATACCGACTGATGTAATCGCTTTTGCCCAACCTATTGACCCTTCAATATCTTGAATGACTAAGCGATAATCAAAACGTAATGAGTCATTAAAATATTTAAATTTTGCATCTGCTTGTTGTGTAAAACGTCCACCCCAAAGAGCCATAATTCTATTCCTTTTATATTATCAAAATGAAAAGGTGCTTTATCGCCTTCCTTTTTTGCTTGTGCTATTTTGCATAAATATGCAAAATATTTCAATATTTATTAAAATTATTTTAGCTGTGCTTCAATAATTCCACCGCCTAGGCAAACTTCACCTAAATAAAACACGGCTGATTGACCTGGCGTCACTGCAATTTGCGGCTCATCAAATACCACGCGAATAGTTTCATCATCAATTACTTGAATTTCACAGGCAATATCTGCCTGACGATAACGAGTTTTCACAGTACAACGTAAATTTTCACGCAGTGGTTGCATATCTACCCAGGTGAGTTGTTTTGCAATTAAGCCAGTTGAAAGTAGTGCTGAATTATCGTGCCCTTGAGCCACCACCAGAACATTATTGATGAGATCTTTCTCCACCACATAAAACGGATCTTCACTCAAGCCTTTTACACCACCAATCCCTAAACCTTTACGCTGACCGAGCGTGTGGTACATTAAACCATCGTGGCGACCAACCACTTTCCCCTCCACCGTGCGAATTTCGCCAGGTTGAGCTGGCAGGTAGCGTGCTAAGAAATCTTTAAATTTACGCTCACCGATAAAACAAATTCCAGTCGAATCTTTTTTCTTCGCCGTTGCCAAACCCAAATCTTCAGCAATCGCCCGCACAATCGGCTTTTCAATTTCGCCGACAGGGAATAAACTCTGCCCAACTTGCTTTTTATTGATAGCGTATAAAAAATAGCTCTGATCTTTATTTTCATCTAAACCACGCAGTAATTTTGCGTTTTGATCGTCCTCACTACGGCGAACGTAATGCCCTGTAGCGATATAGTTTGCACCAAGATCTTCTGCCGCATATTCCAAAAATGCTTTGAATTTGATCTCTTTGTTACACAAGATATCAGGATTTGGCGTACGTCCTGCTTTATATTCTGCTAAGAAATATTCAAATACGTTGTCCCAATATTCCGCTGCAAAATTGATTTTATGCAATTTTATTCCCAGCTTACCAGCCACAGCTTGAGCATCCGCTAAATCAGCGGCTGCAGTGCAGTAATCTGTGTCATCATCTTCTTCCCAATTTTTCATAAACAAGCCCTCAACGATATAGCCTTGTTGTTGAAGAATAAAAGCAGAAACAGAGGAATCTACCCCACCTGACATACCAATAATCACTTTTTTCTTAGCATTTTCAGCAAGCTGTTCTGGCGTTAGTTTAGGGAAATGGATATCATACGTTTTTGAGGTTAATTGAGTTGTCATAAGTCTCCCGTAACTTCGGTTAAGGCGAAGCACATTGGTTTGTTATAAAAGCAGCAAGCGGTGAAATTTGCAAAAAATTTTGCAAATCGTACCGCTTATACATAGATAATAAAATTTAGAGTGTAAAGATAAATTACTTCACTTCGTAAAATTGTGGTTCTTTATTAAAATGTGCTACTTCTTCAGGATCTGCCGTGCCGTCTGCGATTTTCGATTTTAAGTTATCACAGGGCTCTTCACAGTCGCACATTTTTTTCATACCTAAAGCGGTAATGCCACCACAACTGCCTTTGATGGTTTTACCTTTCACAATAAAGCCAATTGACATTGCAAAAATCACTGCAATAAAAAAACCAAAGGTTAATAATACTGTTTCCATTTTACACTCCAACTATTGTAATTGAATCAATTTTTTAAATTCGCTCGACATTTGCGACTCAAACTTGTCACCATTTTTAATAATTAAAAATATCGCTAACTTTTCACGCTCTGCCAGTGCCAAGGCTTTTTCTGCGCCTAGTACAAATAAGCCCGTTGATAATCCGTCTGCTGTCATCGTTGTTGGGGCAAGGACGGTAATTGAAGCTAAATTGTGGCTCACCGGGCTTAATTTTTGTGGGTCAATAATATGTGAAAGACGGTTGCCGTTTTCATCTTCAAAATAATTACGGTAATTGCCCGATGTTGCCATACCTAAATTATGTAAAGGCACTGTAATTTGTGCAGATTGAGATTGCTCCATTATAGGCTGTTCAATCGCAATTCGCCAATCTAATCCTTTTAAATTTTTACCTTTACCACGCAGCTCACCACCGATTTCTACTAAGTAGTTGCTCACACCTGCATTTTCAAGATATTCCGCTAGCTTATCTACGCCAAAACCTTTCGCAATAGAAGATAAATCTAAATAAAGATTAGGCACCGTTTTAGTCAGCGTTGGCTTATCACCCATTTTTAGGTTGATTTTATCAATGCCAACATAGCTAGACAATTCTTTAATTTTCTCGTCAGAAGGCACTATGTTTAAACGCTTATCGGGTCCAAATCCCCATAAATTTACTAGTGGCCCAACCGTAATATCTAGTGCCCCTTCTGTCATTTTATTTAAACGAATAGCCTCTTCCACTACTTTTGCAAAATCTTGCGAAATTTCAACCGCTTGGTTCGCTTCTTTGAGTTGATTAAATTGGCTAATTTCAGAATCTGGTTGGTAAGTGGACATTTGGTTGTTCACTTCAACTAATAAACCATCTAACTCATTTTTTACTTTTTCAGGATTAGCTAAGTTCTTCACTTCGCCATTATCAATATATTTGACTGTGTAAGTCGTTCCCATTGTTTTGCCTTGCAAGACGATTTGCTCTGGGGCTTTTCCGCAAGCGGTTAAAATAAAAAGAGTAGTACATAGAAGAAATAATTTTTTCATGAGGATTAATAGGCTTAAGAATTTGGCAGAATTATAGCATATTCTATACTTAAATTAGCACGGTATATCTCTGTAAAATCAATTATTTAAATTTTTTACGACAAAAATAAACTGTTTTTCAATACGACTAATGGTTCTCTCAGTGAAATAAAAGGCTTTTTGAAGAGCTGAGATATCGAACTTTTTATTTTTCTACCCTATATTGAAATAGCAAGCGGTTGATTTTACAAAAAACTCTGCAAAATCAACCGCTTGTTGTTTATTGAAACGAAGGGCTATTAGCCGCCGAAATCATCTAACAAGATGTTTTCATCTTCAACACCTAAGCTTTTCAGCATACCGATTACGGCGGCATTCATCACCGGTGGACCACACATATAGTATTCACAGTCTTCAGGTGCTTCGTGATTTTTCAGGTAA is a genomic window containing:
- the dnaA gene encoding chromosomal replication initiator protein DnaA — protein: MEQIVSSLWSDCLNHLQTKVSPTDYSTWLRPLQASSDNGELTLYAQNQFVENWVKDKFLSEITDLARFLAKNDHLVVTLKVGIKPTEQPKPQLGTQNAPSEFANTGFKTGLNPHQTFDNFVQGRSNQLAKLVAQQVVDNLGESHCNPLSFYAGTGLGKTHLLHAIGNELIKRNPTIRVLYIHLERFYRDIIKAINSSNSDAEKIKKFYRSLNVLMIDDIQFLANKPKVQEEFLHLLNALFEQKKQIILTSDILPKNIDKIDTAIKSRLSGGISATIEPPELETRVAILRQKALERGADLQEEAAYLMGQKLRTNVRELEGALNRVIAWQKLTLRPITVDAVRETLQDLFASFDYLITLENIQRIVAEYYGIKVADIKSKSRARSVARPRQMAMALAKELTNHSLPEIGREFGGRDHTTVLHACKTINELRDTESGIQEDYINLTRKLSS
- the dnaN gene encoding DNA polymerase III subunit beta; this encodes MQITITRDQLLKPLQQVCSVLSSRPTLPVINNILLRIEGDRLSLTGTDLEVELTTQAQLLQAVDFAGKFTIPAKKFLDISKSLPDDSVISVEFEEDKALIKAGRSKFSLATLPASDYPNLMDWSPEVDFSIEQSTLARLIDATQFSMANQDARYFLNGMKFETEGNLLRTIATDGHRLAVCTMVLNQELLTHSVIVPRKAVLELSRLVSASNDEVRLEIGSSNIRITMNGIVFTSKLIDGRFPDYRRVLPRNADRILEADTETLKRALMRAAILSNEKFRGVRLTLSNNLLKITANNPEQEEAEEMIDVAYDSPEMEVGFNVSYVLDVLNTLKCQRVRFSLVDSSSSCLIEDCDNPSAEYVIMPMRL
- a CDS encoding YfgM family protein; amino-acid sequence: MSNEYLNKTEEQQFEDAKNWFKENGTPILVAIILVCAASLGWNFWKNHQLETAQKTSASYQRVMESYLQNPNKNQPLVEKFIADNQDSSYATFAQFERAKQAVEKGDFFAAKVALQSALTQSDSTLKTLARFRLAQVDYQLKSYDEALAGLTQIQDKAWELRKQILIGDILVAKGDKPAAKMAYEQARLNAAPQEQTLIDVRLNNL
- the hisS gene encoding histidine--tRNA ligase; its protein translation is MAKTIQAIRGMNDCSPTESPLWQWVEEKVRHVLACYGYSEVRMPIVESTPLFARAIGEVTDVVSKEMYTFWDNDEQLTLRPEGTAGCVRAAIERGWIYNNEQRLWYIGPMFRHERPQKGRYRQFHQAGVEVFGIPNPEIDAELILLTARLWKALGIEQHVSLQLNSIGSLEARANYRSALVKFLENHTALMSEEEKERLVKNPLRILDTKNETLQAVLNEAPKLLDYLDDESREHFAQLCGLLDAMGICYEVNPKLVRGLDYYNKTVFEWVTSALGSQGTVCGGGRYDGLVEQLGGHATQGVGFAMGLERLVLLVQEVNKEIDLPKAVDVYLVFSGEGSTVNAFEIAEQIRTEIPQLRVMSHCSGGKFQKQFKRADKMEAKIALVIGESEVAEKKVVIKDLRSGSEQITIAQSELIAELNKRF
- the ispG gene encoding flavodoxin-dependent (E)-4-hydroxy-3-methylbut-2-enyl-diphosphate synthase, whose amino-acid sequence is MIHQSPIKRRVSKKIYVGNVPVGGDAPISVQSMTNTRTTDVEATVAQIKALERVGADIVRVSVPTMDSAEAFKVIKQQVNVPLVADIHFDYRIALKVAEYGVDCLRINPGNIGNEERIRAVVDCARDKNIPIRIGVNAGSLERDLQEKYGEPTPQALLESALRHVDHLDRLNFDQFKVSVKASDVFLAVESYRLLAKQIDQPLHLGITEAGGARAGSVKSAVGLGLLLAEGIGDTLRISLAADPVEEIKVGFDILKSLRIRSRGINFIACPTCSRQEIDVIATVNELEQRLEDIITPMDVSIIGCVVNGPGEALISDLGVTGSNKMSGFYLDGVRQKERFDNAKLIDQLEAKIRARVAQQNNRIDIVNK
- a CDS encoding RodZ domain-containing protein, with the translated sequence MTESVNPIQEQPNSALTLGQKLRAAREALNLSIVEVAQKTNLKKSHIDSIENDIFILKNVAPTFVRGYVRNYVKFLRLPESLVSSVNYGEVTIPKEVTKVAPVRSSSNSQGKALKYLTILVLLAALGMTLLWWWQGYQKDQENREQLVNSAPIAQITNDLPEESNALVIEQPVQSEELLPAQEQTAEQPKTETEITTEPANVLQKAETIIDVDVAEPPVVVGNDELRIEITGSQSWVTVRNAKNKRLAEKLYSNGEVLTFNENEQYRLTIGAPANVKIYYKGEEVPLKIDGRVARIRLPLQ